The following proteins come from a genomic window of Flavobacterium eburneipallidum:
- a CDS encoding FAD-binding oxidoreductase — MKKFFRFIQVLIVYVIKFITLFYFGIRKLIRIINRKKRLSIPFYSFIAFILYIFLLIQFSGDPKFDKTLENKTLNDVTQINPIQANKIIKPKTLNEIIYAIKNTSGPISIGGGKYSMGGQTAFENSLHIDMRCFNKIVQIDTTKKQITVQAGIRWRDIQKVIDPLNLSIKIMQTYSNFTVGGAISVNCHGRYIGHGPIISSVLELKIITANGDIIIANRKQNQEIFKAAIGGYGGIGVIAETTLQLVDNEKVERFNEVMNIEEYKTYFDKKIRNNKDVVFQNGNLYPPKYDKIMSVSWSKSTKPLTDKERLISEDENYWLESKLTGVVSWGNSGKWIREYTIDPLFYSNKIVRWRNKEASYDVRELEPSSREKETYVLQEYFIPVENIKSFIPKMSHVFQKNKVNVINVSLRHALPDNESYLSWANKEVFAFVIYYKQKTNQEAKDNVKKWTLEMTDAILNENGTWYLPYQPHATFEQFQRGYPNSAKYFSIKSKLDPNHRFTNKLLDKYNPYPKNELTQEKKKIKEYVRAEEQTILTVPEWYLVYNPKEYADYLESGKNPSNFPFYKSINEYWKLYDRSIKLTSKAYPENSEYKTMLQVIGVSMTMEYGTKIIYENTIGRFFALFSEEKISKKEETIIEAQRAYSNFIYQTAWYEFKFLPWIKKIWTTSDKSNCSTLRKWERTLIFTFEFSFKAFYAQLIEWAAKSTYETPSDKIYLIISNTDSIKENKNLKIIKKDGDKMIIAVTRWEAFTGEVIKLSNHNMKIYEISGNDEIVVSAILSNNQEIIPNNIKLLYKSEIATNSKLKRNVYLLSVDKLLPFIKNLRSKNITTEHIYDY; from the coding sequence ATGAAAAAATTCTTCCGTTTTATTCAAGTACTTATAGTTTATGTTATAAAGTTCATAACACTTTTCTATTTTGGGATTAGAAAATTAATACGAATCATTAATCGTAAAAAAAGATTATCAATCCCTTTCTATAGTTTCATTGCATTTATTTTATACATTTTCTTATTAATCCAATTTTCGGGAGACCCTAAATTCGACAAAACTCTTGAAAACAAAACACTAAACGATGTTACGCAAATAAATCCCATTCAGGCTAATAAAATTATTAAACCCAAAACTCTAAACGAAATCATTTATGCTATAAAAAACACTTCTGGTCCAATTTCTATAGGTGGTGGAAAATACAGTATGGGTGGACAAACTGCCTTTGAAAACAGTTTGCATATTGACATGAGGTGTTTCAATAAAATTGTCCAAATTGATACTACTAAAAAGCAGATTACTGTTCAGGCCGGAATTCGGTGGAGAGACATTCAAAAAGTAATTGATCCTTTGAATTTATCTATCAAAATCATGCAAACCTATTCTAATTTTACGGTTGGAGGAGCTATATCAGTAAACTGCCACGGAAGATATATTGGTCATGGTCCGATTATTTCCTCTGTTTTAGAATTAAAAATAATCACCGCAAATGGAGACATTATAATTGCCAACCGAAAACAGAATCAAGAAATTTTTAAGGCTGCAATTGGTGGTTATGGAGGAATTGGAGTGATTGCCGAAACTACATTACAATTGGTTGATAATGAAAAAGTAGAACGCTTCAATGAAGTAATGAATATTGAAGAATACAAAACCTACTTTGATAAAAAAATTCGAAACAATAAAGATGTTGTATTTCAAAATGGCAATTTGTATCCGCCGAAATACGATAAAATAATGAGTGTTTCATGGTCAAAAAGCACAAAACCATTAACTGATAAAGAAAGATTAATATCCGAAGATGAAAATTATTGGCTGGAATCAAAATTAACAGGAGTCGTTTCTTGGGGAAATTCGGGAAAATGGATACGAGAGTACACGATTGACCCTCTTTTTTATTCTAATAAAATAGTGAGATGGAGAAATAAAGAAGCGAGCTATGATGTAAGAGAATTAGAACCTTCCTCAAGAGAAAAGGAAACTTATGTCTTGCAAGAATACTTTATTCCTGTTGAAAATATAAAATCATTTATCCCAAAAATGAGTCATGTTTTTCAGAAAAACAAGGTCAATGTTATCAATGTTTCTTTAAGACACGCTTTACCTGATAATGAAAGTTATCTTTCGTGGGCGAATAAAGAAGTATTTGCTTTTGTTATTTATTACAAGCAAAAAACAAATCAAGAAGCAAAAGACAATGTAAAGAAATGGACACTAGAAATGACGGATGCTATTTTAAACGAAAACGGAACTTGGTATCTACCTTATCAACCTCATGCTACTTTTGAACAGTTTCAAAGAGGGTATCCAAATAGTGCGAAATATTTCTCCATAAAAAGCAAACTAGATCCTAATCACCGATTCACAAACAAGTTATTGGACAAGTATAATCCTTATCCAAAAAATGAGCTAACTCAAGAAAAGAAAAAAATAAAAGAATACGTTAGAGCCGAGGAACAAACGATTCTTACTGTTCCAGAATGGTATTTAGTCTATAACCCGAAAGAATATGCAGATTACTTGGAAAGCGGTAAAAACCCTTCCAATTTTCCTTTCTACAAGTCTATTAATGAATATTGGAAACTTTATGATCGTTCCATAAAATTAACTTCAAAAGCCTATCCTGAAAACAGCGAATATAAAACAATGTTACAAGTCATTGGTGTTAGTATGACCATGGAATATGGAACAAAAATTATTTATGAAAATACAATAGGAAGATTTTTTGCTCTTTTTTCAGAAGAAAAAATATCTAAAAAAGAAGAAACAATAATTGAAGCGCAAAGAGCTTACAGTAATTTTATATATCAAACAGCTTGGTATGAATTTAAGTTTTTGCCGTGGATTAAAAAAATATGGACTACTTCTGACAAATCCAATTGTAGCACACTTCGAAAATGGGAACGAACATTAATTTTTACATTCGAATTTTCATTCAAAGCTTTTTATGCACAATTGATTGAATGGGCTGCTAAATCAACCTATGAAACTCCATCCGATAAAATCTATTTAATTATATCCAATACAGATTCAATTAAAGAAAATAAAAACTTAAAAATCATTAAAAAAGATGGTGATAAAATGATTATTGCTGTTACTCGTTGGGAGGCTTTTACAGGAGAGGTAATTAAACTTTCCAATCATAATATGAAAATTTATGAAATT